A DNA window from Choristoneura fumiferana chromosome 2, NRCan_CFum_1, whole genome shotgun sequence contains the following coding sequences:
- the LOC141445356 gene encoding glutaminase liver isoform, mitochondrial-like isoform X1, with amino-acid sequence MSTRQLRRVSAAARPLLTQRSTCRCYRKYSQVIPVYVIDRPAKWRNSAPNFYAAQSIDMRSRQYSFVHNLDSTSVQEGSHKNADDVLFDMFKNEDTGLLPVGKFLAALRTTGIRKNDPRVKEVMHNLYKTHKESNYEGGSPETLKLDRKVFKEVIAPNIVLITRAFRSQFVIPDFQDFIKDIEEMYWSAKSNTDGKVASYIPQLARASSENWGVSVCTIDGQRFSIGDVAVPFTLQSCSKPLTYAMALDTLGPDVVHKYVGTEPSGRNFNELVLDYNMKPHNPMINAGAILVCSLLKQLDKPEMTLAEKFDYVMSFFSRLAGNEVLGFNNAVFLSEREAADRNYALGFYMREHKCYPEKTNLRECMDFYFQCCSMEANCEIMSIMAATLANGGICPITDEKVLRPDSVRNVLSLMHSCGMYDYSGQFAFKVGLPAKSGVSGAMLIVVPNVMGICTWSPPLDPLGNSCRGLQFCDELIERFNFHKYDNIRYASHKKDPRRYKFETTGLSIVNLLFSSASGDISALRRHHLSGMDMTLSDYDGRTALHLAAAEGHLGCVDFLLAQCGVNHDPRDRWGSRPLNEAETFGHTAVVQYLKEWEQTHPKEKTLPAASVDEILDAPPDANDAVKDPSIQEIVSRNGDKVQ; translated from the exons ATGAGCACCCGCCAGCTCCGCCGGGTCTCGGCTGCGGCCCGACCCCTACTCACCCAACGCTCGACATGCAGATGCTATCGGAAATATAGCCAAGTAATCCCCGTCTATGTTATAGACAGACCCGCT AAGTGGCGAAACTCGGCGCCTAATTTTTATGCAGCTCAATCTATAGACATGAG GAGCAGACAGTACTCATTCGTGCATAACCTCGATTCCACGTC AGTTCAAGAGGGATCACATAAGAATGCAGACGATGTCCTATTTGATATGTTCAAGAATGAAGACACGGGACTTCTTCCTGTCGGGAAGTTTTTGGCC GCCTTAAGAACGACTGGAATTAGAAAGAATGATCCACGCGTGAAGGAAGTCATGCACAATTTATACAAAACGCACAAAGAATCAAACTACGAAGGAGGTTCTCCCGAAACACTCAAACTAGACAGGAAGGTATTTAAGGAAGTAATAGCCCCCAACATTGTGCTGATAACAAGAGCGTTTCGTAGCCAATTCGTTATTCCAGATTTCCAAGACTTTATAAAGGATATAGAAGAAATGTACTGGTCTGCGAAGAGTAACACGGACGGCAAAGTTGCGAGTTACATACCCCAGCTAGCTCGAGCAAGCTCAGAGAATTGGGGAGTAAGTGTTTGCACGATAGACGGCCAAAGATTTTCTATAG GTGATGTGGCAGTACCGTTCACTCTGCAGTCGTGCAGCAAGCCGCTTACATACGCCATGGCGCTCGATACGCTGGGGCCCGACGTGGTCCACAAGTATGTTGGCACAGAACCAAGCGGTCGCAACTTCAATGAGCTCGTCTTGGACTACAATA TGAAACCTCACAATCCCATGATCAACGCCGGTGCGATATTAGTATGCTCTCTACTGAAGCAATTGGACAAACCCGAGATGACACTCGCAGAGAAATTCGACTATGTCATGTCTTTCTTCAGTCGTCTTGCGGGTAACGAAGTTTTGGGCTTCAACAATGCAGTATTTTTGTCGGAGCGCGAGGCCGCCGACCGTAATTATGCACTTGGCTTCTATATGCGTGAGCACAAATGTTATCCGGAAAAAACAAATCTTCGAGAATGCATGGACTTCTATTTTCAG TGTTGCTCGATGGAAGCCAACTGCGAAATTATGTCTATAATGGCAGCTACTCTAGCAAATGGTGGCATCTGTCCGATCACTGATGAGAAAGTGCTGCGTCCAGATTCAGTGCGCAATGTTTTGTCACTGATGCACAGCTGCGGCATGTACGACTACTCGGGCCAGTTTGCATTCAAAGTGGGGCTACCGGCGAAGTCGGGAGTGTCGGGGGCAATGCTTATAGTGGTGCCCAATGTTATGGGCATATGCACCTGGTCGCCACCACTTGACCCTCTCGGCAATAGTTGCAGAGGACTTCAGTTCTGTGAT gagTTGATAGAGCGTTTCAACTTCCACAAGTACGACAACATCCGCTATGCCAGCCACAAAAAGGACCCGCGGCGCTACAAATTTGAAACAACCGGTCTTAGCATTGTCAATTTGCTGTTCTCTTCGGCAAGTGGGGACATTAGTGCCCTCAGAAG GCATCATCTTTCTGGTATGGACATGACATTGTCCGACTACGACGGACGCACAGCTCTACACTTGGCTGCTGCCGAAGGTCATCTTGGTTGTGTGGACTTTTTACTGGCTCAGTGCGGGGTTAACCATGACCCCCGCGACCGCTGGGGTAGTCGCCCTCTCAATGAAGCTGAGACCTTCGGGCACACAGCCGTAGTCCAATACCTTAAGGAATGGGAGCAAACACATCCCAAGGAGAAGACGCTACCCGCAGCGTCCGTTGATGAGATTCTCGATGCGCCACCAGATGCAAATGATGCTGTCAAAGATCCCAGCATCCAAGAGATCGTGTCCAGAAACGGCGATAAAGTCCAGTAA